One Scyliorhinus canicula chromosome 9, sScyCan1.1, whole genome shotgun sequence DNA segment encodes these proteins:
- the tmem258 gene encoding transmembrane protein 258, which translates to MELEAMTRYTSPVNPAVFPHLTVVLLAIGMFFTAWFFVYEVTSTKYTRDIYKELLISLVASLFMGFGVLFLLLWVGIYV; encoded by the exons GAGCTGGAGGCTATGACCAGATATACAAGCCCAGTCAATCCTGCTGTCTTCCCGCACTTGACAGTGGTTCTCCTTGCAATTGGCATGTTCTTCACCGCATGGTTCTTTGT ATACGAGGTAACTTCTACCAAATACACACGGGATATCTACAAAGAGTTACTGATTTCCCTAGTAGCTTCTCTTTTTATGGGATTTGGAGTTCTTTTCCTCCTCCTATGGGTTGGAATCTACGTATGA